The sequence CATGTATTGACCTCCCTTTTTTTGCTCCTGCGTGAGATTTGCGGAACCCTATTAACCCTCTCATTTTTGTACATTGGCAGCCAGAGATTGTATCAACGTAATAGTCGTCTACAGGAGGGAAAATGCGTTTCTGTATATTGTCCCCTAAAAAGGGGCCTGCACTCTTTCTCCTCCAGGAGCCGCGTCTCCGGTGGGTTTTGCTACTCGATCTTCATCCCACGTGCTTGTGCCATCGCCCCATGAATCCCACCTCAGTTCACGACCCTCAAACTCTTTCGCAATGAATTCAGGCAATGCTGGTTTGTACTTGGACGGGTAAGCCCAGTACGTCTGCGGTGGTCCGTAAGGAGGCACAAACTCCAAATTCGTGGTAGGTATGTTCCATTCCACAGGATGCTTGACAGGCCTGCCCGCCTTTGTGGTCCAACAAGGTAAGCTCTGTTCCACCACCCACTCGAACACCCTGCCGAGCTGCAGCATCTTGTCGATGTCAACTCCTACTTCGATCCCCATTTCATCCAGCGCCACAAGGACATCTTCTGTTGAGCTGTTGCCGGTGGCACAAAAGTTAGTATAGGTAGGGCCGGTCCCGATTCCGGGGACACAATCAACTATGTTTGCCGGTTGCCCCCCACCCATTCCCAAAGAGGTTTCCACTATTCTGGCGCCGGCCATGATTGCAGCTACGTTGTTTGCCAAAGCCATGCCCCTGGCTTCGTGGAAATGGGATATCCTGAACTTGACCTCATTGTCGTACTTTCCATACCGATCCACCAGAGTGGACATGTATTCAAAAGCTCTCAGCGGGTTGCATTCCCCGGTGGTGTCGCAAGGGGTAAAGTTACGTATTCCCAGATCAAGGCCACGGTCCATGATCTCAACGACGCTCTTGACGGGAACCGGTCCGGCGAGTGGCGAGCCATAGACGCAGGATATCGCCATATCGATCTCAAAACCGTTCTCCTTGGCAATCCGCACCAACTCCGGGATTTCGCGGAAAAACTCTTCCCTAGTCTTGTTGGCATTCCTCCTGCCATGAAGGTCTTCCGCAGAAATGGTGAATGCCATCAGATGAGGTCCATAGCCGGCTTGTTTCGCTTGAGCGGCTCTGTCAAAAGCTCTCTTGTTCATGCCATAGCATTTCAGCTTGACCTCACCCTTCTGCACCGGCTCCAAACCCCAGACCTTTTTCATAATTTCCTCGGCATCCCTGCTTTGAGGTATCACTTTTGGATGACCGAAGTTTGTCACTTCGATCGTTTTGTATCCTGCTTTTATAAATTGTTCCGCGAACCATAGCTTAGTTTCGGTCGGCACGAATTTCGACATGCTCTGCATTCCATCGCGGAGTAAAACCTCAACCATTTCCACTTTTTGTGGCAGGCGCTTCCTCATATCGGATTTCATCAGATGACCTCCTTGTTTTTGAATTGTTCGATTTCTTCCCAACTAAATCCCCCCCAATCCTGCAATACATTTTCCGTGTGTTGGCCAAATTCGGGGGCGGCCATTCTGACTTTTCCCGGGGTTCTACTAAGCCCAACAGGAACTCCCACCATCTTGATAGGTCCGGCAACAGGATGTTCGAAGTCCACCAGGTACTCGTTGGCAGCCATTTGAGGATCTGCAACCACATCGGCGTAATCGTTTACCGGACCGCAGGGGATATCCACCCCCTCCAGCTTGCGAATCCATTCATCCCTGGGCCGAGTAGCAAAGACATTATCTAGAATAGCAATTAGTTTCTCAGCATTGTCACCGCGGTTATCGATCGAATCAAATCGAGGGTCCTTTTCCAATTGTTCAATATTCAGAACCCCGCAAAAATCAGGCCAGAATCGTTGAGATTGGAGTGCAGCGATAATGATCCACTTCCCATCTCCAGCCTTATAGGTATTCCACAGGGCATTACGGACTCTCCTCCGCTCCATTCTGCCGGGCGCTTTCCCGGAAAAAAGACATCGCTGAAGAGCCAACTGCCCCATGGCTGCCTGGCTTCCCAAAAGAGAAACATCCACTTCCTGGCCAAGCCCGGATCGCTCTCTCTCAAAAAGAGCGATCATGATCCCGTAAGAAAGTGTTATTGCACCTACCCAGTCGGCAACGCCATTGACCTGAACCAGTGGCGGAGGCTCATTGGGATCTCCGCTAACGCTCAACATGCCCCCCCTGCCCTGAGCGATTACGTCAAAAGACGGCTTTTCTCTATCAGGGCCATTTTTACCGAATCCGGTGGCCGAGGCATAGATCAACCGGGGATTAATTGCAGAGAGCGTAGCGTAATCGATGTTCAATCGTTCTGCAACGCCCAGTCGCAGATTTTGCACAAAAACATCGGCCTTCTCCACCAGTCTGTACAAAACCTTCTTCCCCTCTTTCTTCTTGAGGTCCAGAGTGATACCCATTTTGTTGCGATTGTGACACTCAAAATAGGTGTTCAGGATGCTCTGATCGCTCTTCCATACCAGCCCCCTGCCCGGATCGCCTTTCAGTCGGTCTTCGATCTTGACTACATCCGCCCCCATGTCTGCCAGCATCTGAGTCGCCACTGGCCCTTGCTGCCATATAGTAAGATCCAGAACCTTGATGCCTTCAAGAGCCATACTCATCGATACCACTCCCTCAAGCTCGTACACTTCGCTCTGCATTACGTTAATCGTTGTCGGTGTTTCGTCTGAAGATATAGCTTTCATGAACATAGAGTAGCCGCTTGCATCGACTGATTCAACGTCCGGGAAGACTTAGCTGTGCTGTCTGAAAGTACGGGTCCGTATGTAGCCCTCCCGTAAAATAGTACCAGCGAAAAGTGGAGTTCTCAGGCATAATGAAAGAGAGAAAGGAGAGCTCCAGGAATGAAGAGATCAAGGTTTAGCGAGTATCAGATCGTGCGTATCTTGAAGGAAGTAGAGGGTGGGAGGCCTGTCAAGGAGATCAGCCGGGAGCATGGCATCTCGGAGACGACCTATTATAACTGGAAAGCCAAGTATGGCGGAATGGAAGCCTCGGACATCAAAAGGCTGAAGGAACTTGAGGAAGAGAACCGGAAACTGAAGCAATTATATGCTGAGGTAAGCCTTCAGAACCGGGCGCTGAAGGACGCTATCGCAAAAAAACTCTAACGCCGGCGGAGAAACGGGAGCTA is a genomic window of Dehalococcoidia bacterium containing:
- a CDS encoding CoA transferase, with the translated sequence MKAISSDETPTTINVMQSEVYELEGVVSMSMALEGIKVLDLTIWQQGPVATQMLADMGADVVKIEDRLKGDPGRGLVWKSDQSILNTYFECHNRNKMGITLDLKKKEGKKVLYRLVEKADVFVQNLRLGVAERLNIDYATLSAINPRLIYASATGFGKNGPDREKPSFDVIAQGRGGMLSVSGDPNEPPPLVQVNGVADWVGAITLSYGIMIALFERERSGLGQEVDVSLLGSQAAMGQLALQRCLFSGKAPGRMERRRVRNALWNTYKAGDGKWIIIAALQSQRFWPDFCGVLNIEQLEKDPRFDSIDNRGDNAEKLIAILDNVFATRPRDEWIRKLEGVDIPCGPVNDYADVVADPQMAANEYLVDFEHPVAGPIKMVGVPVGLSRTPGKVRMAAPEFGQHTENVLQDWGGFSWEEIEQFKNKEVI